In Prosthecobacter dejongeii, the DNA window GGCCTCGCCCGCATGGTCAAGGAACTCGCCCCGGGCCTGCGCCTGCATGCCAGCACGCAGATGACCATTACCTCTCCCGAGGGACTCGAACGGGCCAACACCCTGGGCATTGACCAAGCCGTGCTCGCCCGAGAACTGAGCCTGCGTGAACTGGAACGTTTCCAAGCCAACGACAAACCGGAAGTCCCCTTGGAAGTCTTCGTTCACGGTGCTCTCTGTGTCGCTTACAGCGGCCAATGTTTGACGAGCGAGTCGTTAGGCCGCCGCAGTGCGAACCGTGGCGAGTGCGCCCAGGCCTGTCGCATGCCTTATGAAATGATCGTGGATGGAGAGCTGAGAGACTTAGGCGACAAACGCTACCTCTTGAGCCCACAGGACCTCGCCGCTGTGCAGGAAATCCCGCGTCTCATCGAGCTAGGCATCCGCAGTTTTAAAATCGAAGGTCGTCTGAAAACCCCGGAGTATGTTGCTGCCGTCACCCGAGTTTATCGCAAAGCTATTGATGCCGCCCTCGCAGATAAAGACCTCAGCGAAATCATCACCGAGGAAGATCGCTACGAACTGGAGATGACTTTCTCGCGCGGACTTTATAGCGGCTGGATGCATGGTGTGAATCACCAAGAATTGGTGGGGGCCTACTACGGTAAAAAACGCGGTTATTATGTCGGCGTCGTCCGCTCCGTCGCGCGTGATGCCGTTGAGCTCGAAGAAATCCCCGACCACCTCAAGAACGGCGATGGCGTTGTTTTCGAAAACCTGCAAGACACCAATAACGAGCAAGGCGGCCGCATTTATGGTCAGCAGGGCAACTGGATCGAATTCCAGCATGGCCGACTTCGCACAGATCTCATCGCCCCGGGCACGCGTATTTTTAAAACAGGCGACCAAGCCCTTGACCAGCGACTTCGCCAGACTTTTCAGGGAGATATCCCGCTACGTAAAAAGCAGCCTCTTGACCTCATTATCTCCGGCAAAGCGGGGGAACCCCTCATCATTCAGGTAAAAGGCCAAGCCGTTAATGTCGCCTCTAGCATAATGCTGGAACAAGCACTGCAACGCCCGCTCACACTAGAGACATTGCAAAATCAGTTAGGTCGCCTTGGGGGCACTCCCTTTGAACTCGGCACCCTAGAGCTTCACCTGGAAGGCAACGTCATCTTACCGGTCAGCGAACTAAACCGCATGCGGCGTTCTTTGGTGAGCGCTGACTTGAAGTTCATTGGCTCCGCACCCATCCAGCGCCCCGCATCCTCCCGTACTGTCACGCAAATGCTCGCCGAAGTGGGGAGCCAAGTGCCGACCAAATCCGAGGCAGCAGATGCGGCCCCCACCCTGCACATCCTCTGCCGCGACCAGCAGCAGATTGAAGCAGCTCTGGAGACGGGGGTGACCCATCTCTACGTGGACTTTGAAGATGTGCGTCAGTATGCCGATGCGGTGAAGTATGTGAAGGAAAACAGCAGTTCCAGCATCTACCTCGCCACGCCACGCATCCAAAAATCGGGCGAGGCAGGCATCTTCAAGCTCATTAGCCGGGCTGAGCCCCACGGTGTACTCATCCGTAACCTTGGCGCCATCGCCTTTTTCCGCGATGCAGGCATCCCGATCACAGGCGACTTCTCCTTGAATGTGGCCAATCCCCTCACTGCTGACTTTCTGAAACAAACGGGTCTGGAGCGCCTAACCATCAGTTACGATCTCAATATTGATCAAGTGCTAACCCTACTCGAAGGCGCACCCCCCTCCTGGTTTGAGATCACCCTGCACCAGCACATGCCCATGTTTCACATGGAGCACTGCGCCTTTGCGGCCTTCCTTTCTGAAGGCACCGATTTTACCAATTGTGGCCGCCCCTGCGAAAAGCATAAAGTTCGCCTGCGTGACCGTGTCGGCATGGAGCATCCGCTAAAGGCCGATGTCGGCTGCCGAAATACACTCTTCAATGCAGTGCCACAGACCGGAGCACAATACTTCAATGGCCTCATGCAAACCGGTCTCCGCCATTATCGCGTGGAGCTCCTGGAACAGACCAAAGAAGAGTCCACGCGCATCATTCGCACCTATCAATCCCTCCTCGCCTCCCAGCGGGGTGGCGAAGACATCTGGCGAGATCTCAAGGCTCAGTCCCAGCTCGGAGTGACCCGTGGTACGATGGCAGAGGCGATCTAGCACCAGATGGCCATTTTTCATTTTTGTAGGGTCTGCACCTCGGATGTGGATTCGGGGAATCCACGTTTTTTATCTCAACGAGCCACGCCAAAACCATGTCTCAAACGAATGTATTTAGACAACGACAACCCCAACTACCATGATCATCCAAGTCAACACCGACAATCACATCACGGGCCGTCAGGAATTCACCGCTGAGGCTGAAGCCGTCGTCACAGACGCCCTTTCTCATGTCAGTGACCACGTGACACGTGTGGAGATACAC includes these proteins:
- a CDS encoding U32 family peptidase, which translates into the protein MPRHLHLPELLSPAGNWECARAAVANGADAIFFGLPRFNARMRADNFTAEDLPELMRFLHSHGVKGYCAFNVLIFTSELADAETQLRELEAAGVDAVIIQDLGLARMVKELAPGLRLHASTQMTITSPEGLERANTLGIDQAVLARELSLRELERFQANDKPEVPLEVFVHGALCVAYSGQCLTSESLGRRSANRGECAQACRMPYEMIVDGELRDLGDKRYLLSPQDLAAVQEIPRLIELGIRSFKIEGRLKTPEYVAAVTRVYRKAIDAALADKDLSEIITEEDRYELEMTFSRGLYSGWMHGVNHQELVGAYYGKKRGYYVGVVRSVARDAVELEEIPDHLKNGDGVVFENLQDTNNEQGGRIYGQQGNWIEFQHGRLRTDLIAPGTRIFKTGDQALDQRLRQTFQGDIPLRKKQPLDLIISGKAGEPLIIQVKGQAVNVASSIMLEQALQRPLTLETLQNQLGRLGGTPFELGTLELHLEGNVILPVSELNRMRRSLVSADLKFIGSAPIQRPASSRTVTQMLAEVGSQVPTKSEAADAAPTLHILCRDQQQIEAALETGVTHLYVDFEDVRQYADAVKYVKENSSSSIYLATPRIQKSGEAGIFKLISRAEPHGVLIRNLGAIAFFRDAGIPITGDFSLNVANPLTADFLKQTGLERLTISYDLNIDQVLTLLEGAPPSWFEITLHQHMPMFHMEHCAFAAFLSEGTDFTNCGRPCEKHKVRLRDRVGMEHPLKADVGCRNTLFNAVPQTGAQYFNGLMQTGLRHYRVELLEQTKEESTRIIRTYQSLLASQRGGEDIWRDLKAQSQLGVTRGTMAEAI